CGATATCGCCCATGCGCTCGAGCATCTTCAGGCGGCTCTGGGCGGCGCGCGCCTTGGTGGCCTTGGCACGAAAACGAGCCACGAAGCGCTCGATCTCCTCGCGCCGCGCCTGCTGCTTGGCGGCCTCGGCCTGCTGCAGCGCCAGCTTCTCGGCCCGGGTGCGCTCGAAGGTGGTGTAGTTGCCGCGGTAGAGCACCAGGGAGCGGCGATCGAAGTGCACGATGCTGTCGCACACCGCGTCCAGGAAGTCGCGGTCGTGAGAGATCAGCAGCAGGGTGCCGGGATAGCGCGTCAGCCACTGCTCCAGCCACAGCAAGGCGTCGAGGTCGAGGTGGTTGGTGGGCTCGTCGAGCAGCAGCAGGTCGGAGGGCATGAACAGGGTGCGTGCCAGGTTGACGCGCATCCGCCAGCCCCCGGAGAAGGATGCCAGGGGGCGATCGAGGTCGGCCTGCGAAAAGCCCAGGCCCACCAGCAGCTGGGCGGCCCTGGCCGGGGCGCTGTAGCCGTCGAGTGCCTCGATGACACCGTGCAGCTCCGCCTCGCGATGGTCGTCGCCCGCCTCCCTGGCGGCCTCCAGGGCCGCCTCGACCCGACGCAGCTCGGCATGGCCGTCAAGGACGTGATCGAGCAACGAGCGGTCCAGCGCCTCCACCTCCTGGGCCATATGAGCGATGCGCTGGCCGCCACTCATCTCTACCTCGCCGCGATCCGGCGCCAGCTCGCCGAGCAGCAGCTTGAACAGGCTCGACTTGCCGGCCCCGTTGGGGCCGACGATGCCCGCCTTGTGGCCGGCGTGCAGGGTGAGGTCGGCGCCCTCCAGCAGGGCCTGGGTGCCGCGTTGCAGGGAAACTTGGCGCAGTGCGATCATGCGGGCTCCACGAGGATGCGGCCGCCGCTCGACGCGGCGACGAAAAAACCATGACCGACGATTCTACCGAAATGCTGGCCACCTTGCGGTGCCGACTCTCCCAGGCGCCGCTATGGCCCTTCGCCCTGGCGCTCTACGCCCGCCCGGGCATCGAGGCCGCCTGCCTGCGGCTGCAGGACGATGCCGGCGTCGACGTCTGCGAGTTGCTGTGGCGCTGCTGGCTGCTGCACCACGGCGCCATTCCAGGGCCCGACGGCGAGGCGGGCCTCGTCGAGGTGCGCCGCTGGCAGCGGGGAGTGACTCGCCCACTGCGCCGGCTACGCCGCGAACTCAAGGCCGCCGCCGCCGAGAGCGAAGGAGTCGCCAGGCTGCGCGAGACCCTCAAGCGAGCCGAGCTGCAGGCCGAACGCGAGGCGCTCGCACGCCTGGAGGCCGTGGCGATGACCCGGCCGCTGCGCCCGCGCGACACCGGCGATCCGGCACCACAGGAACTTCTTTCGAATGCCCTGCAACTACAGAAAAAAGCCCATCTTTCAACGC
The Halomonas sp. H10-9-1 DNA segment above includes these coding regions:
- a CDS encoding TIGR02444 family protein; protein product: MTDDSTEMLATLRCRLSQAPLWPFALALYARPGIEAACLRLQDDAGVDVCELLWRCWLLHHGAIPGPDGEAGLVEVRRWQRGVTRPLRRLRRELKAAAAESEGVARLRETLKRAELQAEREALARLEAVAMTRPLRPRDTGDPAPQELLSNALQLQKKAHLSTLNRLVSRLDPPWGPR